The nucleotide window CGCGCCGGATGCGGGCGTCGTCGTACCCGGTTTCCCAGTTCTCCTTCATCACGCCAAGGGGAACGTAGAGCGAGCTGAACGGATGCGCCCAGTACGAGTCGCCGAAGTCGAAGAACCGCAGCGGATCCGTGCTTGAGCCCGGGATGAAGGCGTTGTTCGGGTGGAGGTCGTTGTGCTCAAGGGACAGCGGTACACCGAGGGCGTTCAGCTGCGCCGCGGCGCTCTCGATCGCCGGAACGCTGGTGTAGATGCTGTCCGCCTGCTCCGCGTTCAAGTGCAGCGGGTGCTCCTCGGGCAGGCCCGCGTGAAGGAGAAGCTGGTTGCTGACGAAGTTGCCTGCGATCCCCGGATCCAGCGAAGCCAGTCCCGCATCCGTCAACCGTTGCCCGTGCTGAACTGTCCGCTGCTGCAACTCCGCGAAATCGGTCACCACGCGGGCCCACAGCGCGTAGTCCCTCGACGCGAGAGTGGCGAGCGTGGCACCGTGATCCGGGGAGATCAGCCAGCCCCTGGTTGGCTCGATGGCCAGCGGCGTGACAACGTGCTCCGGGGCGATCTCCGCCAGCGCCGCCACAATCGACGCCTCCTGGAACTGCCCCGGATTGTTCTCCTTGAACCAGAGCTTGCCGTGGTCCGTGGGAATGGTCAGCAGCACCGACCAGAAGCGGATCCGCGGCTCGCTCACCGGGCCCGTGTGTTCAATGTTGAAGGTGGCCAGGACCTGCGACACCCAGGACTCCACCTGAGACTTCCAGGCAGCGCTTTTCCACAGCTCGACCGGGTGGGGCGTGGGGGAGTTCACCGGATTATTGTGTCATCCTCGCTGGTCTGACGCGCCTTACGGGCACGGTTTCCAGGTCTTGCCTCCCGGTGCGTAGCAGCGTGGTCCGTTATAGCCGGGATACGGATTCTGCTCGGCCGGCGGAGCTGGGGCCGGAGCCGGTGGGACGTAGGGTGCGGGCGCTGGTGGTACGTAGGGTGCGGGCGCCGGTGGGACATACGGAGCCGGAAGGTTCCGGATCCGCTCAGCTTCGGCCGCAGCCTCTGCCTCGGCGGCTACCCGCGCAGCCTCAGCTTGCGCGGCCGCTGCTGCTGCTTCTTCGGCTACAAGGCGACGTGCTTCGGCTTCGGCTGCTACCCGCTCGGCTTCCCGCTTCGCCGCTTCAGCTGCCTCTCTTGCTGCCTCGTCCTCCGCTGCCTTGAGCCTGGTGGTCTCCTGCTCCAGCGTGGCCAGGGTTGCATGCCCTGCGTCAATCGAGGTCATGAGTTTGGCACTCAGCGCGGCAGTACCTGCGGCTCCCAGGGCAGCCCAACGGATGGAGTCCTCGCCCGCTTCGAGCGCCGCATGGAGTGCTTCGGCCGTCGCCAGAGCAGCTGCCACGGCGGCCGCACCGGCTGCCACCGCGCCGGAGGTGGAGGCAACGGGCTGCTCCACACCGGCCGCCAGCGAATCGACAGCCGCAGTGACTTCTGCGGGAAGGGTGCATTCGGAGTCAACGCTGAATACCCCGAGCTCCGCTTGCTGCGCTTCCTCCTGGGCGGTTCTGACGGCGTCGTAGTACTTCTCATTCGGTTCGAAGATGACCGCTGAACCAAGCCCCCGTCGCGCGATCTCGGCGTTCACCAGAGTGCGATCTTCCAGGAATAGTGCGGCCAGAGTTCTGCCGTACTGATCAACACGTTCGACGTCGAAGTCCAGCCCTACTTCAGTGCCTGCCGGCAGCGTCTCCGCAAGGAAGGCGGTCGCCTCCGGACCGAAGCATTCCACCGCCTTGTCGGGGTGTTTGGTTTCTGGCGTATCGATGTTGAGCAGACGGACTCTCGTGTCGACGTCGGCAATTTTCACAATCACTGTGTCGCCGTCGACAACGCGGACTACCTGACCGGTCGTGGCATCAGCAGATGGGCTGCAGGCTGTGACGGACAGCGCGCCGAGGGCGACG belongs to Arthrobacter tumbae and includes:
- a CDS encoding phosphotransferase, with translation MNSPTPHPVELWKSAAWKSQVESWVSQVLATFNIEHTGPVSEPRIRFWSVLLTIPTDHGKLWFKENNPGQFQEASIVAALAEIAPEHVVTPLAIEPTRGWLISPDHGATLATLASRDYALWARVVTDFAELQQRTVQHGQRLTDAGLASLDPGIAGNFVSNQLLLHAGLPEEHPLHLNAEQADSIYTSVPAIESAAAQLNALGVPLSLEHNDLHPNNAFIPGSSTDPLRFFDFGDSYWAHPFSSLYVPLGVMKENWETGYDDARIRRVVSAYLERWTGYAPLPELRKALEPALQLGRLNRYASWLRLLIHADDESMRTYGPHALQYLQTITDPVL
- a CDS encoding thermonuclease family protein — encoded protein: MFTPVIKKWCALGVALGALSVTACSPSADATTGQVVRVVDGDTVIVKIADVDTRVRLLNIDTPETKHPDKAVECFGPEATAFLAETLPAGTEVGLDFDVERVDQYGRTLAALFLEDRTLVNAEIARRGLGSAVIFEPNEKYYDAVRTAQEEAQQAELGVFSVDSECTLPAEVTAAVDSLAAGVEQPVASTSGAVAAGAAAVAAALATAEALHAALEAGEDSIRWAALGAAGTAALSAKLMTSIDAGHATLATLEQETTRLKAAEDEAAREAAEAAKREAERVAAEAEARRLVAEEAAAAAAQAEAARVAAEAEAAAEAERIRNLPAPYVPPAPAPYVPPAPAPYVPPAPAPAPPAEQNPYPGYNGPRCYAPGGKTWKPCP